Within Oncorhynchus gorbuscha isolate QuinsamMale2020 ecotype Even-year unplaced genomic scaffold, OgorEven_v1.0 Un_scaffold_7944, whole genome shotgun sequence, the genomic segment AATGTTATTATTGCCCCCTAAATACAATATATGTGTATTTTTGCAGTAACATAACTGAAATAATGATTAACAATATGATTGCCACCTGTCTGTATAACTCCAACAGCCCAACCCAGCTCCTGATGCTGTTGACTCTCTCTGCCCGTCTTTCAGAAGTCTGATTTGAACTAAGCCTGCGCTTTATCCCAATCTATGATCTACTTTGATCAGGTGGGAGGAGGGGGGCCGGAGGGACGGATGGAGTAGTGTTTAATCTgcccccctcacctcctccccctcccaccccccatCCATTTTGGGGACAAAGAAGCCCCCTAATTAGGCCAGATTGGAGGCAGATGGGGGAGCCTGAACTGACCCCCGTGCCCCACAGTGAGACTCCCTGATTACATTTCCATCACAATCACCTCTGCATGCTGCTAGCCCCTTGCTTTCTgacctccactctccctctctccactctccctctctcatttcttGTTCTGCTCACTTCCTTTGTTCCTGCGACCCCTCCTGTTttttcctccttcccctcttgtcacgtctgcctctctctgcctctctctgcctctctctgcctctctctacctctctctgcctctctctgcctctctcgccaCCTCCCTTTCTTTGAGTTGCTCCCTGCCTTTCTCCTGGTCTTCCGCAGCGTATTGAAGCAGTGAAGATGGAGAGTGGCGCAGGTTGAAAAGCAGGAAGGACAGGTGCTCTTACCTTAATTGTTTTGGTCTGCAGTTTGAGACCGTTGAGAGTGTTGATGGCCTTGTCTGCGTCATTGGGATCCACATAGTTTACGAACCCATAGCCCAAACTCTGGCCTAAATCGTTGAAAACAGATATCGATAATGGTCCTTTAGAAACTGCTTTTGCACCAAAATAACTGTACCAACAGGTACATATGCTGTATGTGATTATTTGTTATCCTCCAACTAGAAATAGATTTGGTTTGTCTGTCTATTCATCAACTGTACCTGCTGAAGCATCATGAATACCTGTAATCTTGTCTCGGACCAGTTTGCAGGATTCGATCTCTCCAATGCTACCGAACAGGCTCTTGAATTCCTCCTGGGTCATGTTCTGAGGCAGGTAGTTGACGATTAGGTTGGTCTTGCTGTCGTCTGTGGCACCGTTGGTGCTGATGACTGGCCCGTTAGGCAGGCTGGTTCCGCTCGGACCGTTGGACACCTGGGTTTCCATGGTGCTGATTATCTGCTGAGGAAAAGGAAGAATATAGAACCCTGTGTACAAATAATATACATCCGCAGTAATAACACCACAGTAGAGTAATGGTGGGCTGTTGTTAGTAGGCCTTTAATATAGGCTCATTGAATGAATGTCCGCTCTGTCATTGTCAGCTATGGAAGAGGTCAGACATCAGCTGAGGGGGTGGAAGGATGCGAGGCAGGGATAGCAGTCGGCTACACAcagacccctctctacccccccccctcctcccccgctctttctctctctcgctgcctctggCCCTGCAGATGTCACAGTCCTTTTTCCCcgtttcctcctcccatcccccagcctccatccGTCCATCCACAGGGTCAAACAGCATTACATCATTACAGGGTCCTAGGTATTGGTGGTGGGGCAGGTGGGGCAGTGGGCGTTGGGACGGGGAGGTTGACATGGCAGACAAAAGAGAAAGTGACATTGTCTAATCTGCTCAGGCCTAACGTCTCGGAAGGCTGTCATGTAGCCACATGGAACGTTTCAACCCCCAAAATACATTTGGGCTTTTAGTGTGCTCACCTTCTtttgtaagtgagtgttttgtgACTCCGACTCAAACTTGTTTGTGCGAGtggatggagtgagtgagtgtgtatttgTGCCCACTAGAGGTGTGTTGGTGTCATTGTGTGTTGCTCTGGAGTACACCATGTTGCTTCATTTGACCCACAGGGGATTGTCTTCATGGAACAGCTGTGTGTGCTGGTCAAAAACTAAACTTCCCGctatctctccttttccctccctctcttcctccatctattCCATTCATCCGCTCCTCCTTTTCACCATTCTGTCTCGAATATAACTGTCTTTTGACATACTGTGTAAACAAGCTAGTACAAATATGTCCTCCCTGTACTACTGGCCTCCTGGGCTCAACACAAACTGATACAAATAT encodes:
- the LOC124029859 gene encoding ELAV-like protein 3 codes for the protein MSRMVTQIISTMETQVSNGPSGTSLPNGPVISTNGATDDSKTNLIVNYLPQNMTQEEFKSLFGSIGEIESCKLVRDKITGQSLGYGFVNYVDPNDADKAINTLNGLKLQTKTIKVSYARPSSASIRDANLYVSGLPKTMTQKDMEQLFSQYGRIITSRILVDQVT